The genomic interval CATTATATTTCATCACCAATTCAAAACTACTAGCTGGGATACAATGCATTACTAGCTATAATGTGGAAGGGActaattgagaatttgagataCCGTTCCAAACTCAGAACAAAAACCCCATATCATTCACCAGCATGAAACACttcatttctaattttttttttcgacagAACAATTGAATTCTATTACAGAAAGTACCACCTACACAAATCATACCCTCCTGATATAACTATGCAAAGACAAATTGTGTTCCATAAGTACTCCAATGTCACTAAACTCAATAGAAAGAACAATAATTTTTCCTCTAATAACAATCATAATCTTATCAAATGAGAACTCACTTACCATACGCTGAATAATCCGCCATTGCTGATAATCCTTCTTCCCAAACAGAGCAACATCAGGCTCTACTATGTTAAACAACTTGGTGACAACAGTAGCAACCCCTCTGAAAAACACAGGCCTACTCTTCCCACACATACCCTTCTCCAGTCTCTCAACTCTAACCCAAGTCTCATGCCCCAACCCCTTCTCCTCCACACAAGACACCGCTTTTGCTCCTTCAACGTCACTCACCGACGTGCTCGTGCTGGTTCCATAGTCGTAGAGATTATGAGGATTGAAAACAACGTCAACGCCGCCAGGAACAGACATGAGCTTTTGGATATCGCCGTGGAAGTCAGAAGGGTACGTGGAGAGGTCTTCGGAGGGGGAGAACTGACCTGGGTTGACGTAGATGGAGACGACGATTACGTCGGAGTGCGTGCGGGCTTCTCTGATGAGGGAAAGGTGGCCGTCGTGGAGGTAGCCCATGGTGGGTACGAGGCCGATGGTTTTGCCTTGGGATCTCATGGCTCTTGACCAGTTCCTCATCTGGTTCTTGTCTCTGATTATCTGCGGTTCTTTGGCCGCCATTGGAAACTGGGTTAATTCGAAGTTGCAGAGTTTGAGTCCAAGTGTGGAACAGGTTTGAGGTTGGCGATAGAAATGaaatttggtttggttttattTATGAAATGAAAACGAGGCAACTGGATTTGTATGTGGCGGGGGTTTAGGTGATTTAGGTCGCGCTTCCCGAGGTTGACTGCTACGGTTATGattaggggtgttaattgaaaactgaaaaccgaaaaaaaactgaaccataaccgaaccataaccgaaaaaaaccgaagaaaaaaaaacccgcACTAAACcgcaaaaaaaccgcaccaaactgaaagatttggtgtgattttggtTTGAGATGTGTGGAAACCGAAACcaaaccgaaaaaccgaatatatatatatattataaagaaattatattatttatagat from Argentina anserina chromosome 2, drPotAnse1.1, whole genome shotgun sequence carries:
- the LOC126785455 gene encoding pantoate--beta-alanine ligase, translated to MAAKEPQIIRDKNQMRNWSRAMRSQGKTIGLVPTMGYLHDGHLSLIREARTHSDVIVVSIYVNPGQFSPSEDLSTYPSDFHGDIQKLMSVPGGVDVVFNPHNLYDYGTSTSTSVSDVEGAKAVSCVEEKGLGHETWVRVERLEKGMCGKSRPVFFRGVATVVTKLFNIVEPDVALFGKKDYQQWRIIQRMVRDLDFSVRVIGSDVVRENDGLAMSSRNVRLSPQEREKALSISKSLSRARCSAEKGHISCRELTDSVIEEVNEAGGRVDYAEIVDQESLEPVEEIRSSVVFCIAAWFGTVRLIDNMEIKL